The DNA sequence GTAACTCCAAGTGTTTCTCGTCCCGTCCGCAAAGTATGCCACCTTGTCAGGAGACGTCGCTTCGTTTGCAAGGCTGCTGGGAATGAATCGACAGGCAGGAGCTCTGATCATTAGTGCTTCGTTATCGAAGAGGGATCCCTCAGCGGTGGCCCTGTGTGCATTGTCCCGCGATGagctggtgtcccgtccagtgCGGAGCCCTGCTCTGCTCGCTGTATTTCCGTGCCTGGATTGGGATTGCCCCCGAAGAATGATGAGTGGTTGGCTTTCTGGTCATGGATGGATGTTGTGTTTGCAGACAGCCCTTTCTCTGACGCGCCGTTTCTGTGCTTGACCTCCTGCAGCGAGAACATGGCCATGCACCCCAGATCCCCCGGGCTGGACTCCTCTGGGGCCCTGCAGGTGCCCGCCGGCGGCGCACATCCCTGTAGCGCCTCAGGCAGAGGCATGGGACTGGCCGCTCAGGCCAACGGTGTGCCGGCGCCAAGCTCAGCCCAGCACACGCTGTCCTCCCAGCCACAAGAGGGAGCACCTCTAGGCCAGCACAAGGATATACCAAGGTGAGCGCGACTGCGTGTGGCAGGAGTGTGTGGTACCGAAGGGATGTCTAACGGACACTGATGGAACCTACTTCTTGATCATGTGCATTGAATTGGCATGCTGACCGGCCCGCTCGAGGCTAGCTTCTCATGCAGTGTGTCTCACCCTCTCCATTGTGAATTTGCACTGTGAAAGGTGTAAAAGTCACAATCCTCTGCTGTATAATCAGATCAGTTCAATCcaaggtgctttattggcatgaccggTGAGTCCCATCAGTGTcgccaaagcaaaacaaatgcaattaacATAAACAAAAATCGACAGACATTTGCAATAAAGACACAATCATAAGATATTTACATAAATAgttacaaaatgtacaaaaatatattcCGTATATCTTACATATAATCTCTCTAAAGCAATGCAACGAAACTCTCTTACCTCCTTTAACACTATCCTACCGTCTGCTCTGTTGGTAATGTTTGCCTTCCTTGATGTATTGCTGTGCTTTTAAACAAACTTCTGCTACAGGATAATAAAGCTTGAACTGAATTGGTTTGACATTTTCAGTTATTGCTTTGTTGGGAAGTCGGTAACAGAGGAATAATTTAGGATTTTGACAATTCAAGCCAGAGGGGAAAGTGAAAGTGGCTGATATTTCCATGTGCTGCTTGCGACACTTTTGCCAGAAGAGTGGGGTTTTGACGTTGTGCTTCTCTGTTACTTATGTTCCCAGAGGCCTCTGCGACAGCTGGGCCCCGAGAGGCCCGGGGTCTTGCCTGAATTCCGAGCCCAGGCCCGAGGGAGTCAAGATGGAGGCGGAGTCGTCGGGGTCCCCTTCCCCGGCCCCGGACAGTCCCGCGCGGTCCAGCTGTCACCCCAATTCTCCGTCAGAGGCTAGCGGCTGTGGGAGCcagaccccccacccccccctcgCAGTGAGTGTGGCCACCTGTCCGTTTCTCCACACCACCCTTTCCCATAGTCCGCTGGCAGGGGGTTGACACTTCGGGACCTGCTGCTTCCGTAAGGGAAACAGATTCCAGAGGCACGGAGGCGTGGTGTTTGGATAGCTTTTTGCCATCAACCCTTTCCTAGGGAAAATATCTGATTTCACAATCATCAAAATCTCAAAAATAGCCCCTGTGGTATTGCACAGGCTCTTCtgtgaatatgtacagtacagcacaatgATCCCTCCGTTTAGTGAAGATGACCAGCACCACACTCGTAAAGAGTCGTTTACAGTTTACTGTGCGGCTCTACCTTCTTTAACTtagcttttttttgttatattaaaTGCATTAGTAACATGCTGATATCGTGACATCAATGATAAGGAATGTTGTTCCTACTCTGACGGGTTTTGGAGGATATCAGTTTATAATTTTCTCCAATGGCCTTGATTGAGGTTCTAGTGCGCTAACCCCTGTGTCCTGTGGTCTGCTGTTAGGCCCAGTCGGACTCCAGGCCCAACCCAGACCCCAAGGCCTGCAACTGGAAGAAATACAAGTTCATTGTTCTCAACCCACTTTGTACAAGAACCGCCGTCAAAGAGGAGGAGCCCGAAGAGGAGGCGGGGGTGAAGGAGGGGGCGGAACCTTACAGCCACACCCCCACTAGCCCTGATAGGACGACGTCCTCTGACAGTCCCGCCCAGGAGGCGGGGAAAATGGAAGAGGGGGTGCAGCCGGACAGGTAGGGGAAAGACACGTGGAAATAACCAGAACTGAGGAAAGGTTGCAAACGAGATGCCGTTTCAGCTCTTTCAGTTCATTATCTGATTCAGTAGCTCCTGAAGACAGTCAGGTCACCAGTTTCAACAGCTTGGCTGGGCAGCTTCTCCTATGCACCCAAAACCCTTAGTGTGAATAAAACACTGCCTCCTGTCCTCGCTGTTTATATGGACTTCCTTGTTtcgacttgtgtccactgattAGTCAATCAGGCTTCACTGTCGGTCCTCAAGAGCTCCACTGGGTTGACATTGTCATTGACCTTTGAGAACTGCAATCTGCCTGGTCGCTCTTCTGCGGACCAACTCCAGAAGAGCAGACACTTGATTTCCCCACTAGAGAGCGTGTTTGTCTCATCCTGGAGCGACAAGCTGTGATCCATAGGTAGCGGAGGGGATTGGCTCCCATCGAGCAAAGACCAGCTCTGCGCTGTGCTCCTGGCGTGGGAAAGTGGTTGCGCTGACGCGTGGGGGTGTTTGTGTGGCTGTTCCAGGCTGGCGGCGTGCCCCCGGTGCCAGGTGTGCCAGCAGAGTTTCCAGAGCCTCGCCCACCTGTGCCGCCACATGCTGGGCAGCCACCCCGGAGAGGATCTGCCGGTGCCCCCCCCGCTGCTGCCGGAGGGCACCCAAGGTAGGCGCCCGGGCCTGTCCGGTCCAGCACGGCAGTACCATCGGGTCTCTCGCCCGCAGGAGCGCATGGAATCGAGGATTTCCGGACGCTCTCCGTTCCCTCGGTGTTTGTGCTCCTTTCCCATGAGATCACCATGTTGATGCCACGTACCTGCTTAGCTAATTGGTAAAGATTAAAAGTCTTAATGAGGAATGTTAAGGAGATGTCCTCTGCCTTCATCataattggcttctgaaatAACAGAAAAGAGGAGGAAATGGAATACTGGGGGAACGGCAAGTAGAGAACAGCCTCATTTAGGAGCTGATAAACAGATTGTACGTATTTTGGAAATTTTCTAATAATCTCCTTTAAGTAACATTTGTTATATACCTTAAGAGGTACATAGAGACTCGGATTCTTTGGGTGCCCAAGCAGGAATCGAGAAAGTCCAAATGCAAATAAGACCTGAAGACTGTGTTCTCTTTCAACAAAGTAGTGCTTGATTAATTTATAGTGTAACAAGATTTACAGACCCTGGTGCAAATGTATACTGCCATCGTTCTGATTACTGTCTTTCTGCCACGCCCAGTGGGAGGAGCCAACTCTTGCTCCCTGTGTCACCGGCCCTGCCCCCTGGAGCAGGCCAGCCCGGGGCATCCCTTGCGTTACCACGGTGACGACAGGCAGGAGAACAAGTGTTGCTGCTCAGGATTCCGTTACCGAGGCAACCTGGGCGGGGCCAAATCCATCCACACAGGTAGGAATGCGCCGATTGCCGTCTTCTGTTGCAAAGTCAAGAGCCGTGAACTGACTGGGTACAGCAACGGTGTTTGGCGTTATGTGTTGCTTCATTCATGCACCCCACAGCAGTGTGTGGGTTTTATTAATCTCTTCCAGAAGCAGAAACAGCGACAAGGAATTATAGCATTGTTAAAAACATGTCTTCAGGCAGATAAATAATGATTTGTTAATTACTCATTTATTATCTGCTTAAAGAGCATCATTAATTGCATTAGTGTGCTTGAACTGTTTCCTTGCTTACTGGTTTAGTGTTCGTTAGGATACTCTCTGATATTCTGCAGAAAATCCACTAAGTGTTGCACCAGGGAACAAGTTTTGAAAGAGAACAGTAAGGAAGTGCGCTGGGGAAGCAATTTCCTGCTGCACTGGGGCTGCCACCCTATAGGCAGTGCATCGTGGGTAGATTCCCGGCGTTGTCTCAGAAGCTCCGTGGGTCAGACAACAAAGAGTGGAGAAACCGAGCAGGGTCACTCCAGTGTAACAGTGCTGACCGGTGCTGTGATTACGCCCCCCCGCAGGAGAGAAGCCGTATCGCTGCAGTGTGTGCGGGGCTCAGTTCAACCGGCCGGCCAACCTGAAGACCCACTCACGCATCCACTCCGGGGAGAAGCCCTACCGCTGCGACACCTGCGGTGCCCGCTTCGTGCAGGTAGGAGGCGCTGTGGTGTGTACTGAGCCCTGCCCTTCCCTAGATCTTTACCAGCTGTTAACCGGTGCCTGCTCGCCACAACCCTCTTACCAGATCTGTCCTCAGAAATTAAACCAGTGGCTCACTCCCTCTCCATTCTGTCCTGGAAGGAGGGCTCTCTGCACTGCCAGGCGATGTGTTCGTACTCAGACCATTGGTCATCAGTGTGAGGGTGGTGGACTGGAATGGGCCGGGTGGGACCTGCTGCACCTGCCAGACGATTGATTGGCACAGTAGATGCCACCTAGCCCATCCGTGATCGTTCCTATCACAGTAGATACCACCCTCCCCCCCTCCCATGGGCTGGAACAGCTGGGCTTCACCAGTGCACGTGATCTGCCGAGCATTTCAGAAGAACCTTTTGTCACATATGAGCAGGAGAGAGATCCTGCTGGCAGATTGGAGAATTGCTGGTTGTGACAGGGCTCAGCAGGAGCGATCATGTTAAAGAAGTGTGTTGTGCGCACAGGTGCACGTGTGGTATGCGTGTGCATAtgttgtgtgtatgtgtgtgtgcgtgtgtgtatagtgtacagtatgtgtagatgCTTGTGTAGATCTCATGCCAGGTGCGCTGTGTCGATCCAGGTGGCACACCTGCGGGCCCACGTCCTCATCCACACTGGGGAGAAGCCGTACCCCTGTGAGACCTGCGGCACGCGCTTCCGACACCTGCAGACCCTGAAGAGCCACATCCGCATCCACACGGGAGAGAAGCCCTACACGGTGAGCCTGCCCTTCACCTTTGACCTTTGCCTGGCGAAGAACTCTGGTCCATGAGAGGTGGGCCACTCCATTCCCAACTGGGGGTGGGAGCGAGGGTGTTATTCCCCACACAGCCAATGCCAGGGTCTGTAagcagtcactcagatcatttCCCCATCAATTACATTTTAGACATTTTCTGTGGGTGTCTCTTCATCTTCATCAACCATcctagaacatactgtacatgttttcaaGTCCATGCAAACATGCAGACCACCTCTGAGGGACTGAGCAGCAGAGAGCTTAACTAGAGATGCCAGTAGGTGTCATATTGACACATGCACACCAACAGACTTCACTTTGTGCTCATGCTCTGATGACCCTGCATACTAATTAcagcccctgtgtgtgtgtgtgtgtgtgtgtgtgtgtgtttttcctttgCCTCGCAGTGTGAAAAATGCGACCTGCACTTCCGGCACAAGAGCCAGCTGCGTCTCCACCTGCGGCAGAAACACGGGGCTGTCACCAACACTAAGATCCGCTACAAGGTCCTCTCCGACCCCTACCGCACCATCCTGGAGACCTGCTGATTCCCGTCGCCGCGACCCTCTGACCCCTGAGCCCCCACGGACACACGGGCCCGACCTCCCGCTCCTTCCCCAACCTGGTTTGCACGGGTGATCATTGCCACACTTGGgcagggtcagaggtcaagGTGTCCCAACCCGCGCAGGACTGTCCCCCAGTGTTCCCCCGCTCCTCGGTGAGGAGATGGACCCTTTGCTATATTGTTCAGTGTTAAAGGGGGGAAATGGGAAGAATGGTTTGGATTCCCGACAGGGACAGGAGCCAGAAGGGAGCTGTTCCAGAGTGGGAATGCAGCCCTATTCCGAGGGAAGGAGCTATAGATGAGACCTGGCGTCACTGCACTGTTCAGATCAGAAGGTGAATATACAGTTAGTCTAGACACAGGTGGTGGAACACAGCTGTGTATGGGATGAGGAATTTGAATGGAACCGTCGTAAAGGAAGAAAAGCTGGAGGAAGACTGTGTGAGAAGAACCTGGAAGAGAGCTATTGGTATAGCTGAAACCTGGAATAGTTTATTCCATGTGAAGGGAACCAGGACATCGGAGTGGGAGTGGGAAACTGTACAATCCATCATTCCCCGGCTGCTCGGCGACCGATCAGAAAACAGAATCTTCAGGTTGTGCTCAACGCCCCTGACAACGCAAGATGGAACCCGGAGTCACACCACGGCCGCCTGTGAGCAGGATTCCCCGGGCGACAGCTGGCAGGCAACAAGGCCTGGCTCTCGGCCCACTTCCTGGGTGGTGATGTCAGCGCAGGACGCGCGGCTCCACCAATCAGCACTCTCCCTCCGGTCAGGCGCTGGGGAGCCCGGCCCCAGGTGGGCGGGCCAGGGGGTAAGGACAGCCCCCGAGGGGGCGGGCCTGCAAACAGCAGGGGAATAGGGGTCAGAACAAAGGCTTCTCTCTCTGCCGCAGAAGGGTTTTTGGGTCATGGGTTCATAGTACTGAGtgctggagagacagacagaagcCCAGGGGCTTCACTCAGGCTGGGAAGtccaataattaataattgcacgATTTATCACAGTTCATTgcccacaaaatctgcacagtGCCACCCgagtgctttttttttgtgagtGACTGACTGCCATAAGTCTTGACCACTGATCTGATCTGTAAGGCAGGAAGGTCTCCCTGCCTGTAGAGATCCTTGAAGCGCTGAGTGAAGAGTCCCTGGGATCTGTGGCTGGAGTCTTCAGTGTGGGAGAAATTTTATACTGTCTAGACTGAATTTTGTTCTGGTGTAAGCttactgctgtgtgtgtgtgtcatggGGGTTCCTGAGGTCACGGGGTCAGATCAGGAATCGCAGTCTGTGCTTTCCTCTCATCTCTGTCCCCTGATGCTCCCTCCCCTGTGCTGATCTCTGCGGGTCTTTCTCCGCATCATGCTTTCGAGAAATTCCCAACCTCACAGGAGGGGCAACAAGGCCTTCTGGATCTTCTGAAGGGGAGATGCCAAGAGAGAGCGCAGGCCAGCAGGCCAGCGGAAAGGGGGACAAGCTGTTAGAAGCCTGGGGGGAGGGAGGCGGTTATCTCTGGGTGACATCACACTCCGCAGGCGGAGCCTAGATAAGAAGCCACGCCCCCGATATACTGCCTACTCTCTGCCccccaggacacacacacacagactccgAGATCAGTCGGCACCTGGCTCCACTATCCTGAGTTTCCGAGGTTTGAGGGGTGGTGGAATGCGCCCCAAAGCTATAATACTTCACATGTTACTGCAGGAGGGGGGTCCTAATTCTAGCTCTCAAGATCCACAcaggtcagttttttttttgtcacagaaGTGTCTTTTTCACCCTAGTTCCTAGGTCCCCTTTTCAAATGATGATGATATTTGTTTACGTCtatgatgatattttaaaatcacttttcttATAGTTTCTTCCCTAGACTCACAATTACTTATTTCCACCCCCCACCGTGCAAAAGGGACCCCAGATCACTGCAGAAGGAAACCCATATACCAGTGTTTAACTTCCTCAAACCCTGGGCCACCCCCCTTCTTACTCTTTCCAGCACCATTCCTGTCTGGAATCACCCCATGGAATCATTATTTATGTCACGATGgcttccatttcttttttttggccTGTTTCAAAATTGCTCGTGGCTGAAGACCGAGTGAGCCTGGCGACCTCTGACCTGCCCGGCATGCTGGGATGGATCGGCCATTGTTCTGGCAGCAAAAACTGGGGCCCTACAACCCTTTTGAGAAAAGCTGCTTGTCGCACAAACGGCCCCTTACCCAGAAACTTTCCCGACCTGTTAACCTGTTAAATGAGACGACTCGTTTCTTGACGAAAGGCCATTCACAACAAACAGGGTATCATTCTAGTCTCCCCCTGGTTTCCTAACACTCTAAAAAGTAAGTGGTAAGGCACTTGGCTGGGAACCTTCTACTCCACTtgtagttttactgtttttttttcactttttatttgaattaatctgttatggttgtttttgtgagCTCCCTTGCTATAAAGATCCATCCCACATCGATTCCCTTCCTTTCCCACCCCCCACTGCACTCAACCCCCCCATGACAGAACGAGTCAGTCTCTCCGATCAGCTCCAGCTGCTAAATTGCTCCAGCCATCGTCAGCGAGGCCAACGAACAAGGCCGCACTGCTGAAAGGGAGCCGCGACGCTCTGGTTATATTTCAGGGctggaaagaatcagcatttcaatGAGTTTTTGTTACTGAGAGTGAATAAGTGGTCTGGTCAGTTGGGACTGCAGTCCCCCCTTATTCGGGAAGGGCTGGAGGACTTGGCTCAGTGGCCAGCATGATCACTCCTGCTGTAAGAGACATGTCAACATTACCAGCACTGTGGAGCCAGGTGGCCA is a window from the Lepisosteus oculatus isolate fLepOcu1 chromosome 3, fLepOcu1.hap2, whole genome shotgun sequence genome containing:
- the bcl6b gene encoding B-cell CLL/lymphoma 6 member B protein isoform X1, whose protein sequence is MTFFFPVRAQTVRPPAHEAGFSRATRSCKSAGAQYLSCAHCTPLPFLLGSLPGCSRTPAPKASLPQFPSDRPLKGTQFLSGRPLANLFPGPIGLHLPCDALSISLQADMSVNAVLCDERIQREGTLQSDLSPSACLHSASKVRFPGAGLARRTPPAACPLQCQPKRSTEMSSRSAVEGYAAEEQCSGSAGAEGYVKEFTRHSNDVLLNLNELRHRQILTDATLVVGTMKLRAHCAVLIACSGFFYSLFSRRGSAELSVLTLPATLDVGAVSLLLDFMYTSRLPLSRHTVGAVLTAATYLQMEHVADTCRAFILASENMAMHPRSPGLDSSGALQVPAGGAHPCSASGRGMGLAAQANGVPAPSSAQHTLSSQPQEGAPLGQHKDIPRGLCDSWAPRGPGSCLNSEPRPEGVKMEAESSGSPSPAPDSPARSSCHPNSPSEASGCGSQTPHPPLAAQSDSRPNPDPKACNWKKYKFIVLNPLCTRTAVKEEEPEEEAGVKEGAEPYSHTPTSPDRTTSSDSPAQEAGKMEEGVQPDRLAACPRCQVCQQSFQSLAHLCRHMLGSHPGEDLPVPPPLLPEGTQVGGANSCSLCHRPCPLEQASPGHPLRYHGDDRQENKCCCSGFRYRGNLGGAKSIHTGEKPYRCSVCGAQFNRPANLKTHSRIHSGEKPYRCDTCGARFVQVAHLRAHVLIHTGEKPYPCETCGTRFRHLQTLKSHIRIHTGEKPYTCEKCDLHFRHKSQLRLHLRQKHGAVTNTKIRYKVLSDPYRTILETC
- the bcl6b gene encoding B-cell CLL/lymphoma 6 member B protein isoform X2 yields the protein MSSRSAVEGYAAEEQCSGSAGAEGYVKEFTRHSNDVLLNLNELRHRQILTDATLVVGTMKLRAHCAVLIACSGFFYSLFSRRGSAELSVLTLPATLDVGAVSLLLDFMYTSRLPLSRHTVGAVLTAATYLQMEHVADTCRAFILASENMAMHPRSPGLDSSGALQVPAGGAHPCSASGRGMGLAAQANGVPAPSSAQHTLSSQPQEGAPLGQHKDIPRGLCDSWAPRGPGSCLNSEPRPEGVKMEAESSGSPSPAPDSPARSSCHPNSPSEASGCGSQTPHPPLAAQSDSRPNPDPKACNWKKYKFIVLNPLCTRTAVKEEEPEEEAGVKEGAEPYSHTPTSPDRTTSSDSPAQEAGKMEEGVQPDRLAACPRCQVCQQSFQSLAHLCRHMLGSHPGEDLPVPPPLLPEGTQVGGANSCSLCHRPCPLEQASPGHPLRYHGDDRQENKCCCSGFRYRGNLGGAKSIHTGEKPYRCSVCGAQFNRPANLKTHSRIHSGEKPYRCDTCGARFVQVAHLRAHVLIHTGEKPYPCETCGTRFRHLQTLKSHIRIHTGEKPYTCEKCDLHFRHKSQLRLHLRQKHGAVTNTKIRYKVLSDPYRTILETC